The stretch of DNA GCCTGCACAATCGAAGAGTCATCGCCCATCACGTCGACAAGGCAGACAAACCCGTCATCGAGGACCGGAAACTTCTTCCAGCGGAGTTCTTCCAGAAGTGCCGTTCTCGAAATCTCTTCGGGGGCTTGATCGCTGTTCGCCATGAGTCTATCTCTCCGCAATTGAAAACCTGGTCGCGGGAGTATGGCGAATCAGTCCGGGATTTTCATGCAGAGCAGGTCGTCATTTCACAGACCGTGCTATTCCGACGAAAGAATGGTCTCGGAGACCCCAAAGCGGCCTTCGACACATTTCAATAAATCTTTCAAATGTGGCTCGATGACGCGATAGAACACTTTGCGCCCCGATTTTTCACTCGTCAGAAAACCACACCTTTGCATCAACCGCAGATGTTCCGAGGCCATCGCACTGGGCAAATCGCACGCCTGAGCCAGTTGGCTTACTGTAAAGTCTCTCTGCAAAAGCATTTGCAGCATCCTCAGGCGATGAGGATGAGCCACAATCCTGAGACACTCGGCGGCCTCAGACAATGCATCCAGCGGAGTGAGTTGAAGTGGAGACTCAATGGCCATGAGCAGGGCCTTCCAAGAAATCACATAAAAGTAAGTGTTGAAACGTATACAATAAAGAGGGCTTTTTCCAGCCATTGAGTTCAAATTGAGGACGGGGATTCGCAAACAATCTCTTCGATCCAGTTTTCACCGAACATCTGGCTCATCTCTTCAGCACGTCAAATCTCCGCTTATCAGCCACCCCATCAGAAAAAATGGACTGCAACTATTTACTATACATAGACTTGCGAGAGACAGGACGCCCTGTCGCCTTGTTGCCAATTCCTCAGTGGTTCGACCTAGCAAAAACTTCATTTTTCTTCGATAACTCAACCCTGCTGCCAATGACGCAGAACTCGTTGTTCATGCTCACATCTGTCCATTTTCCGGACAGGACCATGTCATGAGTCATATGCTGATCGTGGCTCTCACTTAGTAATTCTCTTAGCAGCGTCGCAATCTTTCAGGTTGTTTTCAA from Planctopirus ephydatiae encodes:
- a CDS encoding ArsR/SmtB family transcription factor, whose amino-acid sequence is MAIESPLQLTPLDALSEAAECLRIVAHPHRLRMLQMLLQRDFTVSQLAQACDLPSAMASEHLRLMQRCGFLTSEKSGRKVFYRVIEPHLKDLLKCVEGRFGVSETILSSE